A region from the Lolium perenne isolate Kyuss_39 chromosome 4, Kyuss_2.0, whole genome shotgun sequence genome encodes:
- the LOC139830170 gene encoding uncharacterized protein: protein MVETRRGGNTSDNPPPPPDPDMTQILRLLMEDRQRARAESEANIAALRQIAQATAGNRNNEAGEGHGEEAPRSRLRDFQNTNPPVFSKCVAPLDADDWLRTIENNLEVAAVGDHEKVLLATHFLSGPARAWWENVKAMQAPDHVINWVEFTAKFRKAHIPTGLIKMKRDEFFNLMQNNSNVVDYLEKFNTLARYAPQDVDTDEKKRDRFMNGLHEEIQSILVVVPYPDLEALVDAAIMVESKRKAAYETRKRKMQQQQSGPNNPKYRSPPPSRPANPPQRSSTPAPAYRSNNYTPNRSAPQHRSGGGGYNNNPRPNPPARPQGDGCFACGKPGHFSRECPTKMRTPQRANAPRPNQAQARTASGKKPVVKKQANAAHGHLNHASAEEAEEAPDIVMGNRCDIYTDHKSLKYIFTQRELNMRHRRWIELIKDYDLSIHYHPGKANVVADALSREPCSLNYRLKVEQPLLYREFEEFGLELVSHGFLAAMEARPTLRDQIKEAQVGHKSIEGIKRRMGKEIVEGFSIDSNGVLWYNGRLCVPNIPELKNLIMEEAHNTPYSIHPGGSKMYQDLKDTFWWHGMKRDIAFFIARCDVCQKVKAEHQRPAGLLQPLKIPVWKWEEVGMDFITGLPRSSRGHDSIWVIVDRLTKVAHFLPVKTTDRGRALADLYISRIVSLHGVPKVIVSDRGT, encoded by the exons ATGGTTGAGACCCGCCGTGGAGGTAACACTTCCGACaatccaccaccacccccggatCCTGACATGACACAAATCTTGCGCCTCTTGATGGAAGACCGCCAACGCGCTCGTGCGGAAAGTGAGGCAAACATCGCCGCACTTAGGCAGATTGCTCAAGCCACCGCAGGAAACCGCAACAACGAAGCAGGAGAAGGACACGGCGAGGAAGCACCAAGGTCACGCCTTAGGGACtttcagaataccaacccgcccgTGTTCTCCAAGTGTGTCGCTCCCCTCGATGCGGATGATTGGCTCCGCACCATTGAAAACAACCTTGAAGTCGCCGCGGTAGGAGATCACGAGAAAGTTCTTCTCGCCACTCACTTTCTCTCGGGACCCGCCCGAGCATGGTGGGAGAATGTCAAGGCCATGCAAGCTCCTGATCATGTCATCAACTGGGTGGAATTCACCGCCAAGTTCCGTAAGGCTCACATTCCCACTGGTCTGATCAAGATGAAGCGTGACGAATTTTTCAACCTGATGCAGAACAACTCCAACGTGGTGGATTATCTTGAGAAGTTCAACACCCTGGCCAGGTATGCCCCGCAAGATGTTGACACTGACGAGAAGAAGCGCGACCGTTTCATGAATGGTTTGCATGAAGAAATTCAGAGTATCCTAGTGGTTGTACCTTACCCCGACTTGGAAGCGCTTGTGGATGCCGCTATTATGGTGGAGTCTAAGCGCAAGGCTGCCTATGAAACCAGGAAGCGCAAGATGCAACAGCAGCAGAGTGGACCCAACAACCCCAAGTACCGCAGTCCGCCCCCATCAAGACCCGCCAACCCACCTCAGAGGAGCTCAACACCAGCCCCAGCTTATCGCTCCAACAACTACACCCCCAACCGTTCAGCTCCACAGCACCGTTCCGGAGGAGGAGGGTATAATAACAACCCTCGCCCAAATCCGCCAGCTCGTCCTCAAGGAGATGGATGCTTCGCTTGTGGGAAGCCGGGGCACTTCTCTCGTGAGTGCCCTACCAAGATGAGGACGCCTCAGCGCGCCAACGCACCCAGACCCAATCAAGCTCAAGCTAGGACGGCGTCAGGAAAGAAACCCGTTGTCAAGAAGCAGGCAAATGCCGCCCATGGACATCTGAATCATGCCAGTgctgaagaagcagaggaagctcCGGACATCGTGATGG GAAACAGGTGTGATATTTACACTGATCACAAAAGTCTCAAGTATATCTTTACCCAGAGGGAGTTGAACATGCGACACAGGAGATGGATTGAGCTCATCAAGGACTATGATCTTAGTATCCATTATCACCCTGGAAAAGCCAATGTAGTTGCCGACGCCCTCAGCAGAGAACCCTGTTCCCTCAACTACCGTTTGAAAGTCGAGCAACCCCTGCTTTATCGAGAGTTTGAAGAATTTGGATTAGAATTGGTTAGCCATGGATTCCTTGCTGCCATGGAAGCCAGACCTACCCTACGagatcagatcaaggaagcccaagtAGGACATAAGAGTATTGAAGGGATCAAACGCCGCATGGGCAAAGAAATAGTAGAAGGATTTTCAATAGATTCCAATGGAGTACTATGGTACAATGGACGTCTCTGCGTGCCAAACATTCCAGAATTGAAGAATCTTATAATGGAGGAAGCCCATAATACTCCTTATTCTATTCACCCTGGAGGATCTAAAATGTATCAAGATTTGAAGGACACCTTTTGGTGGCATGGGATGAAGAGGGATATTGCCTTCTTTATCGCTCGATGTGATGTCTGCCAGAAAGTTAAAGCTGAGCACCAACGCCCCGCCGGATTACTGCAACCTTTGAAGATACCGGTGTGGAAATGGGAAGAAgtgggaatggactttatcaccggacttccCAGATCTAGCCGTGGACATGATTCCATTTGGGTGATAGTCGACCGTCTCACCAAAGTCGCTCATTTCTTACCTGTCAAGACCACCGATCGCGGAAGAGCGTTAGCCGATCTGTACATCTCAAGGATCGTCAGTCTTCATGGAGTTCCCAAGGTCATCGTATCCGATCGAGGAACCTAG